A section of the Roseomonas marmotae genome encodes:
- a CDS encoding UbiH/UbiF/VisC/COQ6 family ubiquinone biosynthesis hydroxylase, producing the protein MSEEIEVCIVGAGPVGATLAATLASAGVSVAVVDAAPLPPMEHPAFDGRAYAIAATSRNLLEAAGVWQHLPSIPGPIRRIRVLDGAPGEPASPLGLDFDSAETGDEPFGWMVEARWLRVALNARLAELAHLQLHAPARAEVLRDEAGATIRLSTGPEFRARLVVGAEGRNSPLRRQAGIGATRFDYHQMGIVGAIAHELPHDEVALEKFLPHGPFAQLPMAATEEYPHVSAIVWTEKRHLAERFLALPDEAYGREIERRMGGHLGRVTPIGRRWSYPLAALHATRYADTRLALVGDAAHGIHPIAGQGLNLGFRDVAALAELVVEAVAANQDPGGAGLLARYQAARRPDALLMLGATHALERLFGNSLPPVRLARRLGLAAVQRMPALKRAFARRAMGFGSATGGLLDGRGLVSLR; encoded by the coding sequence ATGAGTGAAGAGATCGAGGTCTGCATCGTCGGTGCCGGGCCGGTGGGGGCCACCCTGGCCGCCACCCTCGCCAGCGCGGGGGTGAGCGTCGCGGTGGTGGATGCCGCGCCGCTGCCGCCCATGGAGCATCCGGCCTTCGATGGCCGCGCCTATGCCATCGCCGCCACCAGCCGCAACCTGCTGGAAGCCGCGGGAGTCTGGCAGCACCTGCCGTCCATCCCCGGGCCCATCCGCCGCATCCGCGTGCTGGATGGCGCGCCGGGCGAGCCGGCCAGCCCGCTGGGCCTGGATTTCGACTCCGCCGAGACCGGCGACGAGCCCTTCGGCTGGATGGTCGAGGCCCGCTGGCTGCGCGTGGCCCTCAATGCCCGCCTGGCCGAGCTGGCGCATCTGCAGCTCCATGCCCCCGCCCGCGCCGAGGTGCTGCGGGACGAGGCTGGCGCCACCATCCGCCTCTCCACCGGGCCAGAGTTCCGCGCGCGCCTCGTCGTCGGCGCCGAGGGGCGCAACAGCCCGCTGCGCCGGCAGGCCGGGATCGGCGCCACGCGCTTCGACTACCACCAGATGGGCATCGTCGGCGCCATCGCGCATGAGCTGCCGCATGACGAGGTGGCGCTGGAGAAGTTCCTGCCACACGGCCCCTTCGCCCAGCTGCCGATGGCGGCGACGGAGGAGTATCCGCATGTCTCCGCCATCGTCTGGACGGAGAAGCGGCATCTGGCGGAACGCTTCCTGGCCCTGCCGGACGAGGCCTATGGCCGGGAGATCGAACGCCGCATGGGCGGGCATCTCGGCCGCGTCACCCCCATCGGCCGCCGCTGGTCCTATCCGCTGGCCGCCCTGCATGCCACGCGTTACGCCGATACCCGGCTGGCCCTGGTGGGCGATGCCGCCCATGGCATCCACCCCATCGCCGGCCAGGGGCTGAACCTGGGCTTCCGCGACGTGGCGGCCCTGGCCGAGCTGGTGGTGGAGGCCGTCGCCGCCAACCAGGACCCCGGCGGTGCCGGGCTGCTGGCGCGCTACCAGGCCGCCCGCCGGCCCGATGCGCTGCTGATGCTGGGCGCCACCCATGCGCTGGAACGCCTCTTCGGCAACAGCCTGCCGCCCGTGCGGCTGGCGCGCCGGCTGGGGCTGGCGGCCGTGCAGCGCATGCCCGCCCTGAAACGCGCCTTCGCCCGCCGCGCCATGGGCTTCGGCAGCGCCACGGGCGGGTTGCTGGATGGGCGCGGGCTGGTGTCGCTGCGGTAG
- a CDS encoding YbaB/EbfC family nucleoid-associated protein: MKNLAGMMKQAQQMQAKMQEMQARLEATLVEGSAGAGMVKLTLSGKGDMKKLTIDPSLVDAEEKEVLEDLIVAAHADARTKVEAMMAEEMQKATAGLNIPGMGGGLPGGFKLPF; encoded by the coding sequence ATGAAGAACCTTGCCGGCATGATGAAGCAGGCCCAGCAGATGCAGGCCAAGATGCAGGAGATGCAGGCCCGGCTGGAAGCCACACTGGTCGAAGGCTCGGCCGGTGCGGGGATGGTGAAGCTCACCCTCTCCGGCAAGGGCGACATGAAGAAGCTCACCATCGATCCTTCCCTGGTGGACGCCGAGGAGAAGGAGGTGCTGGAGGACCTGATCGTCGCCGCCCATGCCGATGCCCGGACGAAGGTGGAGGCGATGATGGCCGAGGAAATGCAGAAGGCCACCGCCGGCCTGAATATCCCGGGCATGGGTGGCGGCCTGCCGGGCGGCTTCAAGCTGCCTTTCTGA
- a CDS encoding DNA polymerase III subunit gamma/tau: MPSDLLPDDDAPPPPDGPGLFGDAPPPAPEGPGLFGEEAPAAAPVPAEAPNTPYRVLARKYRPQTFADLIGQEALVRTLRNAFAQNRVAHAFMLTGVRGVGKTTTARIIARALNCVGPDGHGGPTADPCGVCPECQAILADRHPDVLELDAASNNGVDNIRELREAVRYRPARARFKVYILDEVHMLSTAAFNALLKTLEEPPPQVKFLFATTEIRKVPATILSRCQRFDLRRVPQEVLRAHFARIAEQERVPAEEEAIAMIARAADGSVRDGLSLLDQAMAQAAGAEGGVQAEMVRDMLGLADRSLLLDLLEGVFRGDVPAVLATMDHGHERGADPGVILADLLELTHTLTRLRAVPALRQDPSLPEAERVRGVALAEKLSIPVLGRAWQVLLKGISEVAEAPDRRAAAEMVLIRLAHLAEMPTPGDLVRRLTEGGASLPQAAPAMPPQGGGGSGGGVRAVANGAPMMVAEAPAPLPQPRAFRELVALASGRAPMLHAHLLHSVHLVSFAPGRLELRPTPEAPRDLAGQLSAFLQEATGNRWTITLSNAPGEPTLAEQSRHAAGERLAVAQAHPMVQAILLAFPGARVEQVRDESLDDYGLPALDLPEVTSDMEDEMGQEFAPPDAESVELDDLESP, translated from the coding sequence ATGCCCAGCGACCTCCTGCCTGACGACGATGCGCCGCCCCCGCCGGATGGCCCCGGCCTGTTCGGCGATGCGCCGCCGCCGGCGCCCGAGGGGCCCGGGCTGTTCGGGGAAGAGGCCCCCGCCGCCGCGCCCGTCCCGGCCGAAGCGCCGAATACCCCATACCGCGTGCTGGCCCGCAAATACCGGCCCCAGACCTTCGCCGACCTGATCGGCCAGGAAGCCCTGGTCCGCACCCTGAGGAACGCCTTCGCGCAGAACCGCGTGGCGCATGCCTTCATGCTCACGGGCGTGCGCGGAGTGGGCAAGACCACCACCGCCCGCATCATCGCCCGCGCGCTGAACTGCGTGGGGCCTGACGGCCATGGCGGCCCCACCGCCGATCCCTGCGGCGTCTGCCCGGAATGCCAGGCCATCCTGGCCGACCGCCACCCGGATGTGCTGGAGCTGGACGCCGCCTCCAACAACGGCGTGGACAATATCCGCGAGCTGCGGGAGGCCGTGCGCTACCGCCCGGCCCGCGCGCGCTTCAAGGTCTATATCCTCGACGAAGTGCACATGCTCTCGACGGCGGCCTTCAACGCGCTGCTGAAGACGCTGGAAGAGCCGCCGCCGCAGGTCAAATTCCTCTTCGCGACCACCGAGATCCGCAAGGTCCCGGCCACCATCCTCTCCCGCTGCCAGCGCTTCGACCTGCGCCGCGTGCCGCAGGAGGTGCTGCGCGCCCATTTCGCCCGCATCGCGGAACAGGAGCGGGTGCCGGCGGAGGAGGAGGCGATCGCCATGATCGCCCGGGCCGCCGACGGCTCGGTGCGCGACGGACTCTCGCTGCTGGACCAGGCCATGGCCCAGGCCGCTGGCGCCGAGGGCGGCGTGCAGGCGGAGATGGTGCGGGACATGCTGGGTCTGGCCGACCGCAGCCTGCTGCTGGACCTGCTGGAAGGCGTCTTCCGCGGCGATGTCCCGGCGGTGCTGGCCACCATGGACCATGGGCATGAGCGCGGCGCCGACCCCGGTGTCATCCTGGCCGACCTGCTGGAGCTGACGCATACCCTGACGCGCCTGCGCGCCGTGCCGGCGCTGCGCCAGGATCCCTCGCTGCCAGAGGCCGAGCGCGTGCGTGGCGTGGCGCTGGCGGAGAAGCTTTCCATCCCCGTGCTGGGCCGCGCCTGGCAGGTGCTGCTGAAGGGCATTTCCGAGGTGGCCGAGGCGCCCGACCGCCGCGCGGCGGCCGAGATGGTGCTGATCCGCCTGGCGCATCTGGCCGAGATGCCCACCCCCGGCGACCTGGTGCGCCGCCTGACCGAGGGCGGCGCCAGCCTGCCACAGGCCGCGCCCGCCATGCCGCCCCAGGGCGGCGGCGGAAGCGGCGGCGGCGTGCGCGCCGTGGCCAATGGCGCCCCCATGATGGTGGCCGAGGCGCCCGCGCCCCTGCCGCAGCCCCGCGCCTTCCGCGAACTGGTGGCGCTCGCCTCCGGCCGCGCGCCCATGCTGCACGCGCATCTGCTGCACAGCGTGCACCTCGTCAGCTTCGCCCCCGGCCGGCTGGAGCTGCGCCCGACGCCCGAGGCGCCGCGCGACCTGGCCGGCCAGCTCTCAGCCTTCCTGCAGGAGGCCACGGGCAACCGCTGGACCATCACCCTCTCCAACGCGCCCGGCGAGCCGACGCTGGCGGAGCAGAGCCGCCACGCCGCCGGCGAGCGGCTGGCCGTGGCCCAGGCGCATCCGATGGTGCAGGCCATCCTGCTGGCCTTCCCCGGCGCCAGGGTGGAGCAGGTGCGGGACGAGAGCCTGGATGATTATGGCCTGCCGGCCCTGGACCTGCCTGAAGTGACCTCCGATATGGAGGACGAGATGGGGCAGGAATTCGCCCCGCCTGACGCTGAATCCGTCGAACTCGACGATCTGGAGAGCCCATGA
- a CDS encoding EcsC family protein, which translates to MTENLPAPLPLPPDAQAELDAARRVLEESSLASRLAAMAGTPIEALRRRLPSFAQGMVDTAVRKALAQALSAATRSAPGWTPPGVSTTWMHRGMAAASGAVGGAFGLPGTLVELPVSTTLLLRQIAAEAAAAGEDPTNLETGAECLKVFALGGPGEADDATETGYFATRLALAQFLPTMGASLLPGFIGAVAARFTGPLMLKLGAQAAPVVGAAAGAAVNLAFLEHFRALGRAHFAVRRLEREYGAPAVRIAWDRQRPAPPVVELKAEPA; encoded by the coding sequence ATGACCGAGAACCTGCCCGCACCGCTTCCTCTCCCCCCTGACGCGCAGGCGGAACTGGACGCGGCGCGGCGGGTTCTGGAGGAGAGTTCGCTCGCCTCGCGCCTCGCCGCCATGGCGGGCACGCCGATCGAGGCGCTGCGCCGGCGCCTGCCTTCCTTCGCCCAGGGCATGGTGGATACGGCGGTGCGCAAGGCACTCGCCCAGGCGCTCTCGGCCGCCACGCGCAGCGCCCCGGGCTGGACGCCGCCGGGCGTCTCCACCACCTGGATGCACCGGGGGATGGCGGCGGCCAGCGGCGCGGTGGGCGGTGCCTTCGGCCTGCCCGGCACGCTGGTGGAACTGCCGGTTTCCACTACCCTGCTGCTGCGGCAGATCGCCGCCGAGGCCGCGGCGGCGGGGGAGGACCCCACCAACCTGGAGACCGGCGCCGAATGCCTGAAGGTCTTCGCGCTGGGCGGTCCGGGCGAGGCCGATGACGCCACGGAAACCGGCTATTTCGCCACCCGGCTGGCGCTGGCGCAGTTCCTGCCGACCATGGGCGCCTCGCTGCTGCCGGGCTTCATCGGCGCGGTGGCGGCGCGTTTCACCGGGCCGCTGATGCTGAAGCTCGGCGCCCAGGCGGCGCCGGTGGTCGGCGCCGCGGCCGGGGCGGCGGTGAACCTGGCCTTCCTGGAGCATTTCCGCGCCCTTGGCCGGGCCCATTTCGCGGTGCGGCGGCTGGAGCGCGAATACGGCGCCCCGGCTGTGCGGATCGCCTGGGACAGGCAGCGGCCGGCGCCGCCCGTCGTCGAGCTGAAGGCGGAACCCGCCTGA
- a CDS encoding DUF2244 domain-containing protein — protein MPANPVLPRPEPVLFEAVSTPAHSFHRGLFLLLAGITLCWSLLGGIVFTLLGAWPVFGFLGLESALALGLVMLHHRRSGRAHEMIRLADGKVTVRRTDSRGQRMEAAMDAYWARVELTERQGLALVRRGHRIPIGTYLSEPEKEDLAGALREALAAYRRPVFDNPQLRES, from the coding sequence ATGCCGGCAAACCCCGTCCTGCCCCGGCCCGAGCCCGTGCTCTTCGAGGCCGTCAGCACCCCCGCGCACAGCTTCCACCGCGGGCTTTTCCTGCTTCTGGCCGGAATCACCCTCTGCTGGAGCCTGCTGGGCGGCATCGTCTTCACGCTGCTGGGCGCCTGGCCGGTCTTTGGCTTCCTGGGCCTGGAATCGGCCCTCGCGCTCGGCCTGGTCATGCTGCACCACCGACGCTCCGGCCGGGCGCATGAGATGATCCGGCTGGCCGATGGGAAGGTGACCGTGCGCCGCACCGATTCGCGCGGGCAGCGGATGGAAGCCGCCATGGATGCCTACTGGGCCCGGGTGGAGCTGACCGAGCGCCAGGGCCTGGCCCTGGTGCGGCGCGGCCATCGCATCCCCATCGGCACCTATCTCTCGGAGCCCGAGAAGGAAGACCTGGCCGGCGCCCTGCGCGAGGCTCTGGCGGCCTATCGGCGGCCGGTTTTCGACAATCCCCAGCTGCGGGAAAGCTAG
- the hslV gene encoding ATP-dependent protease subunit HslV: protein MNTTTSHDPLGWHGTTILCVRKNGQVTMAGDGQVSMGQTVVKNNARKVRTIAGGKVLTGFAGATADAFTLLERLEAKLERFPDQLERAAVELAKDWRTDRYLRRLEALLAVADKDRSLLITGNGDVLEPEDQIIGIGSGGNYALAAARALIDIEGLTAEDVARKSMKIAADICVYTNGRTVLETL, encoded by the coding sequence ATGAATACGACGACCTCTCACGATCCCCTCGGCTGGCACGGCACGACCATCCTGTGCGTCCGCAAGAACGGTCAGGTGACCATGGCCGGCGACGGCCAGGTCTCCATGGGCCAGACCGTGGTGAAGAACAACGCCCGCAAGGTCCGCACCATCGCGGGCGGCAAGGTGCTGACCGGCTTCGCCGGCGCCACCGCTGACGCCTTCACGCTCCTGGAACGGCTGGAGGCCAAGCTGGAGCGCTTCCCGGACCAGCTGGAGCGCGCGGCGGTGGAACTGGCCAAGGACTGGCGCACCGACCGCTACCTGCGCCGGCTGGAAGCGCTGCTGGCGGTGGCGGACAAGGACCGCTCCCTGCTGATCACCGGCAATGGCGACGTGCTGGAGCCCGAGGACCAGATCATCGGCATCGGCTCCGGCGGCAACTACGCCCTGGCGGCGGCGCGGGCGCTGATCGATATTGAGGGCCTCACGGCCGAGGATGTCGCGCGCAAGTCCATGAAGATCGCGGCCGATATCTGCGTCTACACCAACGGGCGCACCGTGCTGGAGACCCTCTGA
- the hslU gene encoding ATP-dependent protease ATPase subunit HslU, with product MTDAVNLSPREIVSELDRFIVGQHDAKRAVAIALRNRWRRQQLPEGMRDEVVPKNILMIGPTGCGKTEIARRLAKLADAPFIKVEATKFTEVGYVGRDVESIIRDLVEVSITRTREAARKEVQAKAELAAEERLVTALVGEGASGETRMKFRRMLREGQLEDKEVEVQVSEQSSGTPIGMMDMPGMPPGQMANIQEMMGKMFGRQARPRKMQIAEARQALIRDEADRLLDNEKLTRDAVANAENNGIVFVDEIDKVCARSENGFRGGDVSREGVQRDLLPLIEGTTVTTKHGPVKTDHILFIASGAFHIAKPADLMPELQGRLPIRVELSALSRDDFRRILTEPEHSLAKQYVALLGTEGVTLDLTDDAIDAVADLAADINARVENIGARRLSTVLEKLLEEISFNASDKRGENLTVDAGYVRERVAPLAASADLSRFIL from the coding sequence ATGACTGATGCCGTGAATCTGTCTCCGCGCGAGATCGTCTCGGAGCTCGACCGCTTCATTGTCGGCCAGCATGACGCCAAGCGCGCCGTCGCCATCGCGCTGCGCAACCGCTGGCGCCGTCAGCAGCTGCCGGAAGGCATGCGCGACGAGGTGGTGCCGAAGAACATCCTGATGATCGGCCCGACCGGCTGCGGCAAGACCGAGATCGCCCGCCGCCTGGCCAAGTTGGCTGACGCGCCCTTCATCAAGGTGGAGGCCACCAAGTTCACCGAGGTCGGCTATGTCGGCCGCGACGTGGAGAGCATCATCCGCGACCTGGTGGAGGTCTCCATCACCCGCACGCGGGAAGCCGCGCGCAAGGAAGTCCAGGCCAAGGCCGAACTGGCGGCCGAGGAGCGGCTGGTGACCGCGCTGGTGGGCGAGGGGGCTTCGGGCGAGACCCGGATGAAGTTCCGCCGCATGCTGCGCGAGGGCCAGCTGGAGGACAAGGAGGTCGAGGTCCAGGTCTCCGAGCAGTCCTCCGGCACGCCCATCGGCATGATGGACATGCCGGGCATGCCGCCGGGCCAGATGGCCAATATCCAGGAGATGATGGGCAAGATGTTCGGGCGCCAGGCCCGGCCGCGGAAGATGCAGATCGCCGAGGCGCGCCAAGCCCTGATCCGGGACGAGGCCGACCGGCTGCTGGACAATGAGAAGCTGACCCGCGACGCGGTGGCGAATGCCGAGAACAACGGCATCGTCTTCGTGGACGAGATCGACAAGGTCTGCGCCCGCAGCGAGAACGGCTTCCGTGGCGGCGACGTCTCCCGCGAGGGCGTGCAGCGCGACCTGCTGCCGCTGATCGAGGGCACCACCGTCACCACCAAGCATGGGCCGGTGAAGACGGACCACATCCTCTTCATCGCCTCCGGCGCCTTCCATATCGCCAAGCCCGCCGACCTGATGCCGGAGCTGCAGGGCCGCCTGCCGATCCGCGTGGAGCTCTCCGCGCTGTCGCGCGACGACTTCCGCCGCATCCTGACGGAACCGGAGCACAGCCTCGCCAAGCAATACGTGGCGCTGCTGGGCACCGAGGGCGTAACGCTCGACCTGACGGATGACGCCATCGACGCGGTGGCCGACCTTGCTGCCGACATCAATGCGCGGGTGGAGAATATCGGCGCCCGCCGCCTCTCCACCGTGCTGGAGAAGCTGCTGGAGGAGATTTCCTTCAATGCCAGCGACAAGCGCGGCGAAAACCTGACCGTTGATGCGGGTTACGTGCGGGAGAGGGTGGCACCGCTGGCCGCCAGCGCCGACCTCAGCCGCTTCATCCTGTAA
- the nudC gene encoding NAD(+) diphosphatase, with protein MLSFPASRPNVYTGSPIDRVSGQRDDEAFVARAMASPDALFIPVWRGQSLMKGLAEGAPEAVLLSAPAVEAVRMAGGPWALLGLWEGRPVFAVDCSSAEDPLPLLPEGFGGFAELRSVAGLLPAGEASMLAHARGLLHWRIRHRFCGVCGGECAPRSAGNAMACTQCGTQHFPRTDPAVIMLVVRDDKALLGHSTRFPNTTMYSTLAGFVEPGESLEEAVRREVMEETGIQVGRAWYHSSQPWPFPSSIMLGFHAEGLSEQITIDPAELRDARWFSRNELRNPEAGGFSLPRPDSIARRLIEDWLGAA; from the coding sequence ATGCTGTCCTTTCCCGCTTCCCGACCCAATGTCTACACCGGCAGCCCGATCGACCGCGTCTCCGGTCAGCGGGACGACGAGGCTTTCGTAGCCCGTGCCATGGCCTCCCCCGATGCGCTCTTCATCCCGGTCTGGCGCGGCCAGAGCCTGATGAAGGGCCTGGCCGAGGGCGCCCCCGAGGCCGTGCTGCTGAGCGCCCCGGCCGTCGAGGCGGTCCGCATGGCCGGCGGCCCCTGGGCCCTGCTGGGGCTCTGGGAGGGGCGGCCGGTCTTCGCCGTCGACTGCTCCTCGGCCGAGGACCCGCTGCCGCTGCTGCCCGAGGGCTTCGGCGGCTTCGCGGAGCTGCGCAGCGTGGCGGGGCTGCTGCCTGCCGGCGAGGCCAGCATGCTGGCCCATGCGCGCGGGCTGCTGCACTGGCGCATCCGCCATCGCTTCTGTGGCGTCTGCGGCGGGGAATGCGCGCCGCGCAGCGCCGGCAACGCCATGGCCTGCACGCAATGCGGCACCCAGCACTTTCCCCGCACCGACCCGGCCGTGATCATGCTGGTGGTGCGGGACGACAAGGCGCTGCTGGGCCATTCCACCCGCTTCCCCAATACCACCATGTATTCGACCCTGGCCGGCTTCGTGGAACCGGGCGAGAGCCTGGAGGAAGCCGTGCGACGGGAGGTGATGGAGGAGACGGGCATCCAGGTCGGGCGGGCCTGGTACCATTCCTCCCAGCCCTGGCCCTTCCCCTCCAGCATCATGCTGGGCTTCCATGCCGAGGGGCTGTCGGAGCAGATCACCATCGACCCCGCGGAGCTGCGGGACGCCCGGTGGTTCAGCCGGAACGAGCTGCGGAACCCGGAGGCGGGCGGCTTCAGCCTGCCGCGGCCGGATTCCATCGCCCGGCGATTGATCGAGGACTGGCTGGGAGCGGCATGA
- a CDS encoding phosphoribosylamine--glycine ligase — protein sequence MFWMLLALLPAACATAPAAPERRPETPVESACRAEAQRDPAVLAVQRQSNPGNWVNEQRIGHEMRVAELRAFRDCMRRNGAPLRGGVEAVRPL from the coding sequence ATGTTCTGGATGCTCCTGGCCCTGCTGCCCGCCGCCTGCGCCACCGCCCCGGCGGCGCCCGAACGGCGGCCGGAAACCCCCGTCGAATCCGCCTGCCGCGCCGAGGCGCAGCGCGACCCTGCCGTCCTCGCGGTGCAGCGCCAGAGCAATCCCGGGAACTGGGTGAACGAGCAGCGCATCGGGCACGAGATGCGCGTGGCAGAACTGCGCGCCTTCCGCGACTGCATGCGCCGCAACGGCGCGCCCCTGCGCGGCGGGGTCGAGGCCGTGCGGCCGCTCTGA
- a CDS encoding ammonium transporter gives MRTAMAKARAFAAFLPALLLTGPALAQDAPTVSAGDTAWMLTSTALVLMMTIPGLALFYAGMVRKKNILATLMQSFFLAGLLTLVWMVAGYSLAFGEGGAYIGDLSRVFLSGIAENWDQPFTLGSGDAAVAFTIPESVFVMFQMTFFIITPALAVGAWADRIKFSALVAFAVLWSLLVYAPVAHWVWHPNGWIFGLGALDFAGGTVVHINAGVAGLVGAIMLGKRTGFGTENMSPYNLAFAVIGASLLWIGWFGFNAGSAGGAGGRAGMAMLVTQIAAGAAVLSWTVIEWILKGKPSVLGAISGAVAGLVAITPAAGFVLPGSALVIGLAAGLAGFWGATALKHWCGYDDSLDAFGVHGVCGIVGALLTGIFAYGPLSGTDADPAGISGSFSQFLLQFYAVAATFVFTAIATFILLKIIDLVIGLRVSEEEEREGLDVSLHGERLG, from the coding sequence ATGCGTACGGCCATGGCGAAGGCTCGTGCCTTCGCCGCCTTCCTTCCCGCCCTGCTGCTGACCGGCCCTGCCCTGGCGCAGGATGCCCCGACCGTGAGTGCCGGCGACACCGCCTGGATGCTCACCAGCACCGCCCTGGTGCTGATGATGACCATCCCCGGCCTGGCGCTGTTCTATGCCGGCATGGTGCGCAAGAAGAACATCCTTGCCACCCTGATGCAGTCCTTCTTCCTCGCCGGGCTGCTGACGCTGGTCTGGATGGTCGCCGGCTACAGCCTGGCCTTCGGTGAGGGCGGTGCCTATATCGGCGACCTCTCCAGGGTCTTCCTCTCCGGCATCGCGGAGAACTGGGACCAGCCCTTCACCCTGGGCAGCGGCGACGCGGCGGTGGCCTTCACCATCCCCGAATCCGTCTTCGTCATGTTCCAGATGACCTTCTTCATCATCACGCCCGCGCTCGCCGTCGGCGCCTGGGCTGACCGCATCAAGTTCTCGGCCCTGGTGGCCTTCGCGGTGCTGTGGTCACTGCTGGTCTACGCGCCCGTCGCGCACTGGGTCTGGCACCCGAACGGCTGGATCTTCGGCCTGGGCGCGCTGGATTTCGCCGGCGGCACCGTGGTGCATATCAATGCCGGCGTGGCGGGCCTGGTAGGCGCCATCATGCTGGGCAAGCGCACCGGCTTCGGCACCGAGAACATGTCCCCCTACAACCTGGCCTTCGCCGTGATCGGCGCCAGCCTGCTGTGGATCGGCTGGTTCGGCTTCAACGCGGGCTCCGCGGGTGGCGCCGGCGGCCGCGCGGGCATGGCCATGCTGGTGACGCAGATCGCCGCCGGTGCCGCCGTGCTGAGCTGGACCGTCATCGAGTGGATCCTGAAGGGCAAGCCCTCCGTGCTCGGCGCCATCTCCGGCGCGGTGGCGGGGCTGGTCGCCATCACCCCGGCCGCCGGCTTCGTGCTGCCGGGCTCGGCGCTGGTCATCGGCCTCGCGGCGGGCCTCGCCGGCTTCTGGGGCGCCACGGCCCTGAAGCACTGGTGCGGCTATGACGACAGCCTGGACGCCTTCGGCGTGCATGGCGTCTGCGGTATCGTCGGCGCGCTGCTGACCGGCATCTTCGCCTATGGCCCGCTCTCCGGCACAGACGCGGACCCCGCAGGCATCAGCGGCAGCTTCAGCCAGTTCCTGCTGCAGTTCTATGCGGTCGCCGCCACCTTCGTCTTCACCGCCATCGCCACCTTCATCCTGCTGAAGATCATCGACCTGGTCATCGGCCTGCGCGTGAGCGAGGAAGAGGAGCGCGAGGGCCTGGACGTCTCGCTGCACGGCGAGCGCCTGGGCTGA
- the recR gene encoding recombination mediator RecR gives MIPPESGGNATDQVERLIALLAKLPGMGRRSARRAALRLLRDPAGLMLPLADAMRSTAEAVRPCRLCGNLDTTDPCRICTDPARDHEVLCVVEGVADLWALERARVHRGLYHVLGGVLSALSGVGPEDLRLDSLLARVADGGVREVILALPVTVDGATTAHYLHDRLRPSGVIVTRLAQGVPMGGALDVMDDGTLAAALKARRPA, from the coding sequence ATGATCCCACCTGAATCGGGGGGCAACGCCACCGATCAGGTGGAGCGGCTGATTGCCCTTCTCGCCAAACTCCCGGGCATGGGGCGCCGAAGCGCCCGCAGGGCCGCGCTGCGCCTGCTGCGCGACCCGGCCGGGCTGATGCTGCCGCTGGCCGATGCCATGCGCAGCACGGCCGAGGCCGTGCGCCCCTGCCGCCTCTGCGGCAACCTCGACACCACCGACCCCTGCCGCATCTGCACCGATCCCGCGCGGGACCATGAGGTGCTCTGCGTGGTGGAGGGGGTGGCCGATCTCTGGGCGCTGGAGCGCGCCCGGGTGCATCGCGGCCTCTATCATGTGCTGGGCGGCGTGCTCTCCGCCCTCTCCGGCGTGGGGCCGGAGGATCTGCGGCTGGATTCGCTGCTGGCCCGCGTGGCGGATGGCGGGGTGCGGGAGGTGATCCTGGCGCTGCCCGTGACCGTCGATGGCGCCACCACCGCGCATTACCTGCATGACCGGCTGCGGCCCTCGGGCGTCATCGTCACCCGGCTGGCCCAGGGCGTGCCCATGGGCGGGGCGCTGGATGTGATGGATGACGGCACCCTGGCGGCTGCCCTGAAGGCCCGCCGCCCAGCCTGA
- a CDS encoding P-II family nitrogen regulator: MKLVMAIIKPFKLDEVREALTPLGVQGLTVTEVKGFGRQKGQTEIYRGAEYHVSFLPKLKIEVAVPSDMVDAVVEAIANTARTGKIGDGKVFVLDVERALRIRTGETDDAAL; this comes from the coding sequence ATGAAGCTGGTCATGGCGATCATCAAGCCGTTCAAGCTGGACGAGGTGCGCGAGGCGCTCACCCCGCTCGGCGTGCAAGGGCTGACGGTGACTGAGGTCAAGGGTTTCGGACGGCAAAAAGGCCAGACCGAGATCTACCGCGGCGCGGAATACCACGTCTCCTTCCTCCCCAAGCTGAAGATCGAGGTGGCCGTGCCATCCGACATGGTGGACGCCGTGGTGGAAGCCATCGCGAATACCGCCCGCACCGGCAAGATCGGTGACGGGAAGGTCTTCGTGCTGGACGTGGAGCGCGCCCTGCGTATCCGCACCGGCGAGACCGACGACGCGGCGCTTTGA